A genome region from Nocardia sp. NBC_00565 includes the following:
- a CDS encoding fatty acyl-AMP ligase, whose amino-acid sequence MSRFTDEMYATAQTSSRGLVSGEPNAPLRQSWGDIHHIARRMAGGLAEAGIGHGDAVGVLAGMPVDIAPVCQGIWMRGASITMLHQPTPRTDLVVWARDTETVLSMIKARAVVLGAPFEAAEPLLRERGITVVRIDQLHDGPETEPLPTVETDIALQQLTSGSTGSPKAVRITHGNFYVNAYAMFDRVKFQLDEDVMISWLPLFHDMGMVGFLSVPMQFGAEVVCVTPIDFLMRPLVWAELIDKYRGTVTAAPNFAYSLLARRLKQAEDGAYDLSSVRYMWNGAEPVDPDTMDALAVAGKRFRLNPMALTPVYGMAETTLAVSIPDPGLGQVLDVVDADLLEALGKAVPVPEPHGTHGNVRRMPTLGYLVDELEGRIVDTERQTLPTRSVGVIQLRGPAVTSGYVTVDGFRGAQDDEGWLDTGDIGYFTDEGLIVVCGRIKDVIIMGGRNIYPTDIERAAMRVPGVRPGNAVAVRLDAGDKRESFAVVVESNDHQNHDVVKRIEHDIVHAVFSEVGARPRTVAVLGPGALPKTSSGKLRRAATAMHLPRG is encoded by the coding sequence TTGAGTAGGTTCACCGATGAGATGTACGCGACGGCGCAGACCTCGAGTCGGGGGCTGGTGAGCGGGGAGCCGAACGCGCCGTTGCGGCAGTCCTGGGGCGATATCCACCACATCGCCCGGCGGATGGCGGGCGGCCTCGCCGAGGCCGGGATCGGACACGGTGACGCGGTCGGCGTCCTGGCCGGAATGCCGGTCGATATCGCACCGGTCTGCCAGGGCATCTGGATGCGCGGCGCATCCATCACCATGCTGCATCAGCCCACCCCGCGCACCGATCTCGTGGTCTGGGCACGCGATACCGAAACCGTGCTGTCGATGATCAAGGCGCGCGCCGTCGTACTCGGCGCGCCCTTCGAAGCCGCGGAGCCGCTGCTGCGCGAGCGCGGCATCACCGTGGTGCGCATCGACCAACTGCACGACGGCCCGGAGACCGAACCGCTGCCGACCGTCGAGACCGATATCGCATTGCAGCAGTTGACCTCCGGATCGACCGGATCGCCGAAGGCGGTACGGATCACGCACGGGAACTTCTACGTCAACGCCTACGCCATGTTCGATCGGGTGAAGTTCCAGCTCGACGAGGATGTGATGATCAGCTGGCTGCCCCTGTTCCACGATATGGGCATGGTCGGATTCCTCAGCGTCCCCATGCAATTCGGCGCCGAAGTGGTCTGCGTGACGCCGATCGACTTCCTGATGCGTCCGCTGGTGTGGGCCGAGCTGATCGACAAGTATCGCGGCACCGTCACAGCGGCACCGAATTTCGCGTACTCGCTGCTCGCCCGCCGACTCAAGCAGGCCGAGGACGGCGCCTACGATCTCAGCAGCGTCCGGTACATGTGGAATGGCGCCGAACCCGTCGACCCGGACACCATGGACGCACTCGCCGTGGCCGGAAAACGCTTCCGGCTCAACCCGATGGCGCTCACCCCGGTCTACGGCATGGCCGAAACCACACTGGCCGTGTCGATACCGGATCCCGGACTCGGCCAGGTGCTCGACGTCGTCGACGCCGACCTGCTCGAAGCGCTGGGAAAGGCCGTGCCGGTGCCCGAGCCACACGGCACCCACGGCAACGTCCGCCGGATGCCGACCCTGGGCTACCTGGTCGACGAACTGGAGGGCCGAATCGTCGACACGGAGCGCCAGACGCTGCCGACCCGCTCTGTCGGCGTGATCCAACTGCGCGGTCCCGCAGTCACTTCCGGCTACGTCACGGTCGACGGATTCCGCGGCGCGCAGGACGATGAGGGCTGGCTCGACACCGGCGATATCGGCTACTTCACCGATGAGGGCCTGATCGTCGTGTGCGGCCGGATCAAGGACGTCATCATCATGGGTGGCCGCAATATCTACCCCACCGATATCGAGCGCGCCGCGATGCGGGTGCCGGGCGTGCGCCCCGGCAATGCGGTGGCGGTTCGCTTGGACGCGGGCGACAAACGTGAAAGCTTCGCCGTCGTGGTGGAGAGTAACGACCACCAGAATCACGATGTGGTCAAGCGCATCGAGCACGATATCGTGCACGCGGTCTTCTCCGAGGTCGGCGCCCGGCCCCGCACCGTCGCGGTGCTCGGCCCCGGCGCACTGCCCAAGACCTCCTCCGGCAAGCTCCGCCGCGCCGCCACCGCCATGCATCTGCCACGCGGCTGA
- the pth gene encoding aminoacyl-tRNA hydrolase: protein MTESSTGPALVVGLGNPGPEYERTRHNVGFLVADVLAQRVGGRFAVHKKSGADLLQARLDGRQVLIAKPRTFMNLSGRPVAALAKFFSVPLTEVIVVHDELDLPFGQVRLKRGGGEGGHNGLRSVSSALTTKDYLRTRIGIGRPPSRQDPADYVLKPFSSVERKEVPVIVEQAADAVELLLRVGLEPAQNQLH from the coding sequence ATGACCGAATCCTCGACCGGGCCCGCGCTCGTGGTCGGACTGGGTAATCCCGGTCCCGAGTACGAGCGCACCCGGCACAATGTCGGCTTTCTGGTCGCCGATGTGCTCGCGCAGCGCGTCGGCGGCCGTTTTGCCGTGCACAAGAAATCCGGTGCGGACCTGCTGCAGGCGCGGCTGGACGGGCGCCAGGTGCTGATCGCCAAGCCACGGACGTTCATGAATCTGTCCGGGCGTCCGGTCGCGGCCCTGGCGAAATTCTTCTCGGTGCCGCTGACCGAGGTGATCGTCGTGCACGATGAACTCGACCTCCCCTTCGGCCAGGTCCGGCTCAAGCGCGGCGGTGGTGAGGGCGGGCACAACGGTCTGCGTTCGGTCTCCAGCGCCCTGACCACCAAGGACTACCTGCGCACCCGCATCGGTATCGGCCGCCCGCCGAGCCGTCAGGATCCGGCGGACTATGTGCTCAAACCGTTTTCGTCGGTGGAGCGCAAGGAAGTTCCGGTCATCGTCGAACAAGCCGCGGACGCAGTCGAATTGCTGCTCCGAGTCGGCCTCGAACCCGCCCAGAACCAGCTGCACTGA
- a CDS encoding 50S ribosomal protein L25/general stress protein Ctc: MSDANLLEAAVRTEFGKGAARRTRRAGNVPAVLYGHAADPQHLSLNAQAFAAILREHGTNAVLNLVIDGKKQLALTKSVVVHPIRRYIEHADLLIVKRGEKVTADVNVALTGDAASGTLITQDTTTLSIEADALNIPESIEVSIEGVAAGTQITAGEITLPKGVTLAGDPETLIVNIIAAPASAQETEAAAAAAAESESEE; this comes from the coding sequence ATGTCTGACGCCAACCTTCTCGAAGCCGCCGTCCGCACGGAGTTCGGCAAGGGTGCCGCCCGCCGTACCCGTCGCGCGGGCAACGTACCCGCCGTACTGTACGGTCACGCCGCCGACCCGCAGCACCTCTCGCTCAACGCCCAAGCCTTCGCCGCCATCCTGCGCGAGCACGGCACCAACGCGGTGCTGAACCTCGTCATCGACGGCAAGAAGCAGCTGGCGCTGACCAAATCCGTTGTGGTGCACCCGATTCGCCGCTACATCGAGCACGCCGACCTGCTGATCGTCAAGCGTGGCGAGAAGGTCACCGCCGATGTGAACGTCGCGCTGACCGGCGATGCCGCCTCCGGCACCCTGATCACCCAGGACACCACCACGTTGTCCATCGAGGCCGACGCGTTGAACATCCCCGAGTCCATCGAGGTCTCGATCGAGGGTGTCGCGGCGGGCACCCAGATCACCGCGGGTGAGATCACGCTGCCGAAGGGTGTCACCCTGGCCGGTGACCCGGAGACCCTGATCGTCAACATCATCGCGGCCCCGGCCTCCGCGCAGGAGACCGAAGCGGCCGCTGCCGCTGCCGCGGAGTCCGAGAGCGAAGAGTAA
- a CDS encoding peptide chain release factor 3, with the protein MTASTEGVLAPAPRGLPAEVARRRTFAVISHPDAGKSTLTEALALHAKMISEAGAIHGKAGRRSTVSDWMEMEKARGISVSSTALQFNYRAAGSDIDNVINLVDTPGHSDFSEDTYRVLTAVDAAVMLIDAAKGLEPQTLKLFQVCRHRGIPVITVINKWDRPGRAPLELLDEINERIGLTPTPLFLPVGIAGDFRGLLRRGPEGEAAEYIHFTRTAGGATIAPEESITPEAAEAREGEAWTTAAEESELLSATGQDHDQEMFLAGQTSPVIYASAMLNFGVRQLLETLVSLAPAPGSRADVHGTPRTTNDPFSAVVFKVQAGMDAAHRDRLAFMRIVSGEFERGMVVTHAQTGRPFATKYALTVFGRERTTVDTAYPGDVVGLVNATALAPGHTLFVDKKVEFPPIPSFAPEHFAVLRAQSAGKYKQFRKAIDQLDSEGVVQVLRNDARGDASPVLAAVGPMQFEVVTARMLAEFNVETHMEHLPYTLARRTDADSMGELDRQRGVEVFTRSDGALLALFSDKWRLQYIEKEHPKLTLEPLVAAAD; encoded by the coding sequence TTGACCGCCTCCACTGAGGGTGTCCTCGCGCCCGCCCCGCGTGGGTTGCCCGCCGAGGTCGCCCGACGGCGCACATTCGCGGTGATCTCCCATCCCGACGCGGGCAAGTCGACGCTCACCGAGGCGCTCGCGCTGCACGCCAAGATGATTTCCGAAGCGGGCGCCATCCACGGTAAGGCCGGGCGGCGCTCGACCGTATCGGACTGGATGGAGATGGAGAAGGCGCGCGGTATCTCCGTCAGCTCGACCGCGCTGCAGTTCAATTACCGCGCCGCGGGCTCCGATATCGACAACGTCATCAACCTGGTCGACACCCCAGGTCACTCGGATTTCTCCGAGGACACCTACCGCGTGCTCACCGCCGTTGACGCCGCGGTCATGCTCATCGACGCCGCCAAGGGGCTCGAGCCGCAGACGCTGAAGCTGTTCCAGGTCTGCCGCCACCGCGGCATCCCGGTGATCACCGTCATCAACAAATGGGACCGCCCGGGCCGCGCGCCGCTGGAACTGCTCGACGAGATCAACGAGCGCATCGGCCTCACCCCGACCCCGCTGTTCCTGCCGGTCGGCATCGCGGGCGACTTCCGCGGCCTGCTGCGCCGCGGCCCCGAGGGCGAGGCCGCCGAATACATCCACTTCACCCGCACCGCGGGCGGCGCGACCATCGCGCCGGAGGAATCGATCACCCCGGAAGCCGCCGAGGCCCGCGAGGGTGAGGCGTGGACGACCGCCGCCGAGGAGAGCGAACTGCTCTCGGCGACCGGACAGGATCACGATCAGGAAATGTTCCTGGCCGGTCAGACCTCCCCCGTCATCTACGCCTCGGCAATGCTGAACTTCGGTGTGCGGCAACTGCTGGAGACGCTGGTTTCGCTCGCGCCGGCGCCGGGTTCGCGCGCCGATGTGCACGGCACCCCGCGCACCACCAACGACCCGTTCAGCGCGGTCGTATTCAAGGTGCAGGCCGGAATGGATGCGGCACACCGGGATCGGCTCGCGTTCATGCGGATCGTCTCCGGCGAATTCGAGCGTGGCATGGTCGTGACGCATGCCCAGACCGGTCGGCCGTTCGCGACCAAGTACGCGCTCACCGTCTTCGGCCGTGAGCGCACGACCGTCGACACCGCCTACCCGGGCGATGTGGTCGGCCTGGTCAACGCCACGGCGCTGGCCCCGGGGCACACGCTGTTCGTGGACAAGAAGGTGGAGTTCCCGCCGATCCCGTCCTTCGCGCCGGAGCATTTCGCGGTACTGCGCGCGCAGAGCGCGGGCAAGTACAAGCAGTTCCGCAAGGCCATCGATCAGCTCGACTCCGAGGGCGTGGTGCAGGTGCTGCGCAATGACGCGCGCGGCGATGCGTCACCCGTGCTCGCGGCGGTCGGCCCCATGCAGTTCGAGGTCGTCACCGCACGCATGCTCGCGGAGTTCAACGTCGAGACGCATATGGAGCATCTGCCCTACACGCTGGCGCGGCGCACCGATGCGGACTCGATGGGCGAACTCGACCGGCAGCGCGGCGTCGAGGTTTTCACGCGCTCCGACGGGGCGCTGCTGGCGCTGTTCAGCGATAAGTGGCGGTTGCAGTACATCGAGAAG